A segment of the Siphonobacter curvatus genome:
ACACCCCGAACAGGGATTTATGTATTTTAATAATCTGGGTAACCTGAATTTCGAGGCTCATACTGTACCAGAGGCGGCAAAAGGCAAGTGGCTGACGATGGAAGTAGCTGATTACGATCAGGATGGCGATTTGGATCTGATTCTCGGTTCGTACCTGTATTCACTCATGGATTTGGGAACATTGACCTTACAGGGCCAAAAGAAATTTCCTCAATTGCTCATACTAAACAATGGCCTGCGACAACCAGCTCCTTAATGATCCGCTTGGGATGTAAAAAGGAATTGCCAACTTTGAGAAATTTATTGATCTATTCGCCGAATGAAAAACTTCTTCCTTGGAATCACTTGTCTGTATGTATTAAGTTCATGCGGCAAGGATCAGGACAATACCCCGCCAATCACCCTTGATCAAGACCAGCTTGAGCTACATTACGATCAAACGCATCAGTTTAAATTGAAGCAGGGGACTGGCGAGTTGAAAGCCAGTCAATACCGCTGGACCTCAAGCAACGAGTACGTAGGAACCGTATACGATGGCGATTTTAAAGCCGAGCAGATCGGCGAAACGACCATTACGGCAAGCTCGAAGGATGGAAAAAAGCAATGGACCAGCAAGGTGACCGTGGTTCCGTACAGCACGCTTTATCGCGAACCCATAACGGATTTTAACCTGACCCCAGAACAGGTTAAGAGTAAAGAGACCCGCGAATTACGCGAGCAATCCGCCACTGTAACGACTTTTAAGGGCGAAAACAGTAAAACCTGGGCGATCCGGTACAACTTCACGGCGGGCAAACTGAGTTCAGCCAGCGTATTATTGATGGATTCGC
Coding sequences within it:
- a CDS encoding Ig-like domain-containing protein; this translates as MKNFFLGITCLYVLSSCGKDQDNTPPITLDQDQLELHYDQTHQFKLKQGTGELKASQYRWTSSNEYVGTVYDGDFKAEQIGETTITASSKDGKKQWTSKVTVVPYSTLYREPITDFNLTPEQVKSKETRELREQSATVTTFKGENSKTWAIRYNFTAGKLSSASVLLMDSQDIANEGSRFLDERYKYVGEVNGASVFTDEKTVTIRYQYTNDYGLIVQYNPYVKGGRLPGVL